The DNA window GGCTGGTTCCGGTACTGCAATTTGTTCTCACCCAATAATAATAAGTTGTACTTGATGCCAGACTTCCTATCGTATAAGAAGTTCCTGTCACTCCCTGATAATTTGGTGTAGTACCACTGTTAGGGACGGTAGAACTTGTGCTGTAATAGATATCATGGCTTGCCGCCTGGGTGCCTGAAGGAACCGTCCACGAAGCCTGAGCTGAGTTGGAAGTAAGATTGGATACAGGTTGTAAGGTTGGAGCAACACAAGTTGTGTAGGTATCTGCAGAGAAAGCAAATATATTGGCAACACCCGAACTATTGGTTTTTGTTATCGTAACACTTTGAATGGGTTTAGTCTGATTCGCCGCATCAATATTTAAAACAGTTTGATACAGTCTTGGGTTGGTACTATTGGCTTCCAGTACATCCGTATTTCTCAGAATTCTTCCTATTCCCTGAATAGCAAAATTGGTTCCTCCATACCAGTCTGTAATACTTTGAGCGGTAAAAACCTGAGAAGTATTATCCGTAAAATTGACGGTGATGTCTACGGTAGAAGATCCGCTCCCACTCGTGGAAAGCATATACAGTTTAAAAGCGGCCACAGGAGTTGTAAATACCATAGTTCCCGTATTGCTGCCTGCTGTGTTGGTGGCAATTCTTAAGGAATTATTTCCACTTAAATCTCCAAGTTGAAAAGTCAATCCTGGCGTTGAAGCCACAGCTGAATTAATCGTCCCATTCGTTGGAATACCGTAAGTAAGAGGAGTGCTTGCGGCCGTAAGCTGAAAATCTCTTGCTACAAAATTATAGGAAACGCCGTCTACATCCACTGTAGTGGAATTCAAAGAAGAACCGATACCATTAGCAATAACATCTGCCGTATATCCTGACTGAACCGGCATTGTTTGAAAATTTTGAGCCATCATCGCAGATGCGGAAAAAAGAGCAATAACAGGTAGTACTCTAGAAAATAAATTTATTGTCATATTATTCACATTTGTTTTGAAAATTAAGAAAAATATTAATATAAAACGATTATTAATAACAAATAATTAGCTTAAAAATAAATTCAACCATAATATCGACATTCAACATAAAGGAATTTTCCGTTTAACAAAGGGCTTCTGTAAAACAATGAAACACTTCTTCTTGTCTCTTAATTTTATTATTGAGAAATTAAATCTTATTTTTGTCATACAAATTTTTAAACAATGCCGAATATTTCAAACAGAGCACTGCATATGCCGCCATCGCCGGTAAGAAAACTGGTTCCTTTTGCATTACAAGCAAAACAGAAAGGAATAAAAGTATATCACCTTAATATCGGGCAGCCTGATATTGAAACTCCGGAAACAGCTTTAAATGCTTTAAAAAATATTGATTTAAAAGTATTGGAATATGCGCTTTCTGAAGGGAATATTGAATACAGAAAAGCCCTTACTGAATATTATCATTCATTAGGTTTTTCAGATTTGACCCCTGATAACTTCATGGTAACCAACGGAGGTTCCGAAGCACTTAACTTTGCGATTTCCACATTATGTGACGAAGGAGATGAAGTCATTATTCCTGAACCTTATTATGCCAACTACAATGGTTTCACCAGCACATTTGATGTGAATGTAGTTGCAGTTCCCTCTACCATTGATACAGGTTTCGCCTTACCTCCTGTTGAGGAATTTGAAAAGAAAATCACAGAAAAAACAAGAGCGATCATCATCTGTAATCCAGGTAACCCTACAGGATATCTTTACACTCGTGAAGAACTTCAGAAGCTTGCAGAAATTGCTTTAAAATACGATATCGTTATCATCTCAGACGAAGTATACAGAGAATATGTATATGACGGAAAGCAACAAGTATCAATGCTTGACTTCCCGGAACTGGCAGAAAACTGTATCATTATCGACTCAGAATCCAAGCGTTATTCTATGTGTGGAGTAAGAATCGGATGTATGGTAACCCGTTCCAGCAAAATCCGTAATGCAGCAATGCTTTTTGCACAGGCAAGACTGAGCCCGGTTCTTTTGGGACAAATCGCAGCAACAGCAGCTCACCAGAATGACGGCCCTTATATCAGAGCTGTAAGAGAAGAATATACCCACAGAAGAAATATCTTAGTAGATCTTTTGAATGCTATTCCTGGAGTAATCTGCCCTAAGCCAAAAGGTGCCTTCTACTGTGTTGCTGAACTTCCGGTAGATGACACTGAGAAATTTGCACAATGGTTGCTTGAAAAATATTCATTGAATAATGAAACCATTATGGTTGCTCCTGCAGGAGGATTCTACAGCGATCCTGAACTAGGAAAAAAACAAGTCAGAATTGCTTACGTATTAAAAGAAGATGATTTAAAAAGAAGTGCTGAAATTCTGAAAGAAGCTTTAAAAAAGTACAGAGAAGAATTTAGCCTGTAAATTATATATGATGCCGACAACAAAAAATATCCATCTGAAAATTCTGTTTTCGATTCTTTTGCTGTCGGCATCTTTTTCTTGTGATACAAAAAAGACCCCACAACCCGCTGTTTCTAAAAATCCGAATGAAATAACCTTTATCAGTGTTTCTCATATCGGCGGAACTTTGGGTGAATATAAGATTATTAAAGTCACAAAAGATTCTGTGTTTGCAGAAAAGGGAGCTACAGCCAATACGACTCATCAGGAATGGGCTTCATCCATCAATTCGGATATCTGGAAGTTTCTTATATCTTCCATTAATGTTAAAGATCTTGATCATATAAAAAGTTCTCCGAGCCAGCAATCGGTGGACGGAATTGATGAAACATTTCAGATACGCACTCCAAAAAAAGCTCATATCTACGTCAATTCTTTTGCAGATCCCACCCATTACAAGCAATTTCAACAGTTTAAAGAACGATTAGACAACATTCTTCCCAAAGAATACAAATAAAACATGCAAGAAAATTTTTCCTTACGACCTTACAATACATTTGGCGTTGATGCCAAAGCTAAATATTTCACTGAAGTTAATACTATTGAAGAATTAAAGGACGCTATTAACTTTTCAAATCTCCATATCCTTCCGGTCTTATTCCTGGGGGGAGGAAGTAATATTTTACTGACAAAAGACTTTGGAGGTCTTGCAGTTAAATTACACTTTACAGGTATTTCCGAAGAAATTATTAATGAAAATGAGGTCCTTGTAACGGCAAAAGCTGGAGAAAACTGGCATGAATTCGTGATGTATTGTCTTCAGAAAAATTATGGCGGACTGGAAAATCTCTCTTTAATTCCTGGAAATGTAGGAACATCTCCTATGCAAAATATCGGAGCGTACGGAACTGAAATTAAAGATCTCTTTGTAAACTGTAAGGTATTAGATATAGAAAGTCTTGAGATCAAAACATTTAATCTTGAACAGTGCAGGTTTGGTTATAGAGATTCTATTTTTAAACAAGAAGGGAAAGGGAAATATGTCATTCTGGAAGTCACTTTTAAACTGACCCAAAAAGACCATCTTATCAAAACAGACTACGGAGCGATAACAACCGAACTGGAAAATATGGGAATTAAAAATCCCACCATTCAAGATGTTTCCAGGGCAGTGATCAATATCAGACAGAGCAAATTACCGGATCCTAAAGAAATCGGAAATGCAGGAAGCTTTTTTAAGAATCCGACTATTCCTCTGGCACAGTTTGAAAGTTTAAAACAAAAATTTGAAAACATTCAGGGCTATCCAAATGGAGCCGTGGTAAAAGTTCCTGCCGGATGGCTGATTGAACAATGTGGATGGAAAGGAAAACAAATCGGAAATGTTGCTTCTCATAAACTACAATCATTGGTTATCATTAATGCCACAGGAAATGCAACCGGAAAAGAAATTTTTGATTTTTCCACGGAAATCATCAACTCCGTGAAAGAAAAGTTCGGAATAGAACTGGAACGGGAAGTAAATATCATTTAAAAAATACAAGACTGATTCAATATTGAATGCAGTCTTTTTTATTCTTACGGGCTTTATCTGTTGAAAAAGCGCAAGGACGCAAAATTTCAACCTACAATTCTGTTGTAAGGCGCAAAGATTTTATCTCCGATAAAATTCAAGAATACCGATAATTTTTATTTCACGCAGATTTTGCAAATAATGCAGATTGCAATAAAATAATTCGTGGTAAAATTCGTAACACACAACACTTGCTGAAAACCCTTGGTTTTCTTGCGCCTTAAAGTAGCATAATAAATATTAATTGCGCCTTTGCGCTTTTCCAACAAAACACAATAGCAATTCAATGTTAAATTCATCTTTTTTATTGTGCATAATCAAGTATTTAGGTGTTGGAAAAGTGCAAGGACGCAAAATTTCAACCTACAATTTTGTTGTACGGCGCAAAGATTTTATCGCCGATAAAATTCAAGAATACAAATAATTTTCATCTCACGCTGATTTTGCAGATAGCGCAGATACCATGAAGAAAGATCTGCGTTATCTCCGTAATCTGCGAGAAACCCTTTTCAGTCTCAAAAATTCACTTATAAAATAATTCGTTATAAAAAAGCTACAGTGTACAATACCTGCTGAAAACCCTTGGTTTTCTTGCACCTTAAAGCAACATAATAAATATTAATTGCGCCTTTGCGCTTTTCCAACAAAACACAAAAGCAATTCAATGTTAAATTCACCTTTTTTATTGTGCATAATAAGGTATTTATCTGTTGGAAAAGCGCAAAGACGCGAAATTTCAACTTATAATTCTGTTGTAAGGCGCAAAGATTTTATCTCCGATAAAATTCAAGAATACCGATAATTTTTATTTCACGCAGATTTTGCAAATAACGCAGATTGCAATAAAATAATTCGTGGTAAAAGTCGTAACACACAACACTTGCTGAAAACCCTTGGTTTTCTTGCGCCTTAAAGCAGCATAATAAATATTAATTGCGTCTTTGCGTTCACCAACAAAACGCACACAACTTCCGCTTTATCCATAAAATCATTATTTTAGCTAAAAATATAAGCACAATATGAAAATAGCGATCCTTGGAGCCGGCAATATGGGACTTTCCTTTTCAAAATCATTTTTAAAATACGAATTGATCAAACCGGAAAACCTTCATCTGATTATACGAAGCGAATCAAAAATTCCCAAAATAGCCGAAGAGTTTCCCAAATCAAAAATTTCAACCTTTGAAGAAGTCAGAGAACTCGATGCCGATCTGATTATCATTGCCGTAAAACCTCAGGATTTTCAAACGGTTGCTCAAAATATTCATTTTAAACTAAAAGAAAACCAAATGGTATTATCCATTATGGCCGGGATCAACATTGAAAAAATTCAAAAATCGTTACACCACCCTTTGGTCGTAAGAGCAATGCCTAACTCTCCTACCCTTCTTGGAATGGGAATCACCGGTTATACCGCTGCAGATGGTATTTCTTTCAGCCAGTTAATCAACATTGAAAGATTACTGAACAGTACGGGACGATCTGTATATTTAGAAAACGAAGAACTTTTAGATGGAGTCACCGCACTATCAGGAAGCGGCCCGGCTTACTTTTATTACATCATTGATGCGATGATTAAGGCAGGAATGGAAATGGGAATTGAAGAAAATTTATCTAAACTTTTTGTAAAACAAACGATGCTGGGTGCATACCATTTGATTAACAATTCCGACAAAAGCCTCGAAGAATTAATTAAAGATGTAGCATCAAAAGGTGGTACAACAGAAGCTGCGTTAAAGACATTTGAAGAAAACAGTTTTAAAGATATTTTAAAACTGGGAATTCTCAACGCCGAAAAACGAGCTAAAGAACTTAATAACTAAACCTTTTTTCAACCCCTTTACACAGCAGCCAACCCAAATACACTCCAAAAGTATTCAGGAGGATATCGTCTACCTCAAATATTCCCATTCGGGTAAAATATTGAAGCGCTTCCACAATGACGATCGCTGAAATAAAAGTAAAAAGTAAGGTTTTAAGATTTTTGAACTTAGGAAAAACCCAGCCTAAAAATCCAAACGGAATAAACATGATAACATTTCCCAGAACAATCATCACTATATTTTTCCATTCATGAGTACCCTGAATAAATTTTATCGTGGAAAAAACAGGTTCAACGGTAATTAAATTATCTTCATACTGGAACCTGCCCATCCCCAGAAACATCAGGTACAGCAAAAATAAGGTGTAAGGAATAATGATAATTTTATAAATTTTCTTTAACATCAAGAGCTAAGATATTCATTTCAAAAACATTAAATTTGTATATTAAAATAATTTAATGAAATACGTTCTACTTACACTTATTTCAGCAATGCTGCTGTCGGTTTCATGGCCAACTTATGGAGTTCCGTTTTTTATATTTTTCGCCCTCGTTCCTCTTCTGATGATGGAACATGGAATTTCAAAATTTTCTGATTATAAAAGAAAAAGCTGGATGGTTTTTGGACTTTCCTATCTCTGTTTTGTCATCTGGAATATTGTGACTACAGGCTGGTTGTACGGCTCAAAGAATCCGGATGGAAGTCATTCTATGATGGCTGTAATATTTCCGGTTCTGGTTAATTCTCTTTTATATTCTTTGGTTTTCCAGTGTTACCATTGGTATAAAAATGCACAGGGAACCTATTGGGGATTAGGCTTTTTAATAGCTATCTGGATGAGTTTTGAAAAGTTTCATCTGGGATGGGAACTGACATGGCCGTGGCTGAATTTAGGAAATGTATTTTCAGAATATCCAAAGCTGATTCAATGGTATGATACCTTAGGAGCAACCGGGGGAAGCTTCTGGATTTTATTAATCAACGTTTTAATATTCTATACCCTCAGAACGTTTGAGGCCGGGAGAAAAAGAAAAAATCTGATCAGGAACTCTTCTATTGTTCTGGGACTGATTGCAGTTCCAATGATTATTTCGTTGGTCAAATACAATAATTTTAATGAAAAACCATCAGGACAGGTTAACGTTCTGATGCTTCAGCCGGATCTTGACCCATATGCCGAAAAATACTCCAAAGACAGCTTGACTATTGAGAATGATCTTTTAGCACTTGCTGAAAAGAATTCCACTGTTAAGATTGATTACTATATTGCTCCCGAAACGGCCCTTCCGGGAAGAGGTTCTATCTCTGAAACCGGTTTCGAAAAGAGTTTACTTTTAAATAATATTAAAGGATTTTTATCCAAACATCCGGGATCTGTTTTTGCAACCGGAATTTCATCACATCATTTATACTTTGATTCTTCAACAATGCCCAAAGAAGCATATCAGATCAATCAGGGAGTTTGGGTAGCCAGTTATAACACTGCTATTCAACTTACACCGAATCAGAAAGTACAGGTCTATCACAAAGGAAAACTGGTTCCGGGTGTTGAAATCTTTCCTTACATGAGTGTTTTAAAACCTCTTTTGGGGGATGCTATGCTGAATTTAGGTGGAACAGTAGCCTCTTTGAGTACAGATAAGGAAAGAGTTGCCTTTTCAAACCCTTATAACAAAGGAAAAATAGCTCCGATCATCTGTTATGAAAGCATTTATGGAGAATTTGTCACGGATTATGTAAAAAAAGGAGCCAACTTCCTGGGTATTATGACGAACGACTCATGGTGGGGCGTAACAGAAGGACACAAACAGCTTTTATCCTATGCAAGATTGAGAGCGATTGAAACCAGACGAGAAATTGCCCGCGCAGCTAATAGTGGTATTTCTGCTCATATCAATGCCAAAGGTGAAGTAGAAGCGGATACTTTTTACGGAGATCAAACGGCTTTATTTGCTAAAGTAAACCTGTATGATACCATGACATTCTATACGAGAGCCGGAGATCTTCTTTCAAGATTTTCAATATTTGCGTTAGGATTTTTATTGTTTTATTATCTGATTGAAAGGTTTAAATCAAAAACAAAGAAAGCGTAATTTTCAACCACAAATTGCACTAATTCCACATGCATCACCATAAATACCTGCGTTATCAGCCGGATTTGTGAGATTACTATTTTCTCACAGATTTTGCTGATAACGCAGGCTTTTTTATTCTGTACAATTCAATTATTATGACTTAAAATAATGAGTATAAACAAAGAAAAGCCAGCTGGACGTCTGGCTTTTCTCATACATAGAAGATAGAATGATTCAATTACTTAATCGTAAGTTTCTTCGTGGTTATTACGTTTTTTATCTTCAGTTTTAATAAATATATTCCTTTGGGTAAGTGTGAAACTCCGATAGACTGATCACTATTTAAAGTAATATTCAACTTCTTTCCATCCATTGAATAGAGTTCAGCTTCAGAAACTTTTTCACCTTTAATATATACTTTATCCGATACAGGGTTGGGATAGATCGCCAATTGATTTTTACCGGTATTTATTTCCTTTGTTCCCAATGTACTTTCAGCAGAAGGATCAGAATACACTTTTGAGGCATCAATTGATCTTACACTCCAATATACATTCTGAATAGACGGGTCAAGATCAAGAAACCAGGATGGTGTAGTGACCATATATCTGGCAATATCCTGAGCTCCCGGCGTTGATCCTACCTTAATTTCGTAACGTAGCACATTCAGCGGTGTTGTATCATCAGATGCTCCACTCCATGTAAAATTAAAACGGTTTCCATTTTTTGTCATATTCAACTGAGTAGGTGCTGTCGGTTTTGCATTGGTCTTAACAGAAATATTTTTAAAAACCTTTGTCAATGAAGGCAAATCTGATGCTGCCCAGTCGAATCCTCCCAATAAAACATCCAGGTGATTATCATTATTGAAATCAAATAATTGTACTACTCCCGGACCGCCCAGACCATGTAAACCTGTTGGTGTTTCTTCGGCAAACTGCTGAGTATTCGGGTTATATAGGTATGTTTTTACAAAAGCATTGTAATTTTCATTTCCGGAAACTATGAAGTCGTAATATCCGTCATTATTTAAATCACCAAGACTAACCGACGCATCGGAAATATCTGGCATACTAAGAAGCTGTGGTGTAAGCACTCCTGTTCCGTCATTCATTAAAACAGCAAAATATCCGTTGTCATTTTCATCCTTCCCGATGATTACAATATCCTGAAACCCATCAGCATTAAAATCTGCAAAATCAATTTTACCTCCTGCCACAGGCTCAAGATCTTGTGTATGCACCAATGTTCCTCCCTGATTCATATAGACCCGGGATACCGGTACAGTATTCACATCTGACCCTATGATAACCAGATCCAGCAGGTGGTCATTATTTAGATCTACCATTTTAAAGCTTCCGTTTTGAGTCCCGTCTATCCAGTTTTCAGTGATTGTGAAACCTGTCCCTGTATTTTGATAAAAATCAAGGGTATTCCTGAATCCAAGACCGTCAAGATACTGAGTCCCATTGATGGCATAATCCGGTTTTCCGTCATGGTTAAAATCAAAAACCTCCATAGAACCGTAGATTTTCCCTGGGAATTCTTCCTCCAATACAAAATTTGTCCCGGTATTTTTAAAGCGATAGTGTTTGTAATTTACAACATCCATATAACTCAGTCCGGTAGAAATAATATCCATTAATCCGTCATTATTATAATCGATGAATTTGATGTCTCCCAGGTGTGTTCCTCCATCAAGACCTGC is part of the Chryseobacterium lactis genome and encodes:
- a CDS encoding T9SS type A sorting domain-containing protein, with amino-acid sequence MTINLFSRVLPVIALFSASAMMAQNFQTMPVQSGYTADVIANGIGSSLNSTTVDVDGVSYNFVARDFQLTAASTPLTYGIPTNGTINSAVASTPGLTFQLGDLSGNNSLRIATNTAGSNTGTMVFTTPVAAFKLYMLSTSGSGSSTVDITVNFTDNTSQVFTAQSITDWYGGTNFAIQGIGRILRNTDVLEANSTNPRLYQTVLNIDAANQTKPIQSVTITKTNSSGVANIFAFSADTYTTCVAPTLQPVSNLTSNSAQASWTVPSGTQAASHDIYYSTSSTVPNSGTTPNYQGVTGTSYTIGSLASSTTYYYWVRTNCSTGTSQSAWSFAGSFTTLCGAMVPAYTNNFTSYPGTCWVTALSGGTPATGPSATTSYWTQRNFLNTGSNASASMNVYSANRTGWLKTVPFDLSAGGYRVKFNYGVTTYSGTAATTMGSDDIVNFLVSDDGGTTWTILETWNASKTPSNTSNVYSYDLGNTSPNTVFAFYGTSGAVNDSADYNFYVDDFTVETAQLSTSEVKKTISKVSVHPNPFKDILYLSDTKDIKRVTVGDATGRIVKSVEGSVKELDLSAMNTGLYFVTLYFKDGSQSTVKAIKK
- a CDS encoding pyridoxal phosphate-dependent aminotransferase yields the protein MPNISNRALHMPPSPVRKLVPFALQAKQKGIKVYHLNIGQPDIETPETALNALKNIDLKVLEYALSEGNIEYRKALTEYYHSLGFSDLTPDNFMVTNGGSEALNFAISTLCDEGDEVIIPEPYYANYNGFTSTFDVNVVAVPSTIDTGFALPPVEEFEKKITEKTRAIIICNPGNPTGYLYTREELQKLAEIALKYDIVIISDEVYREYVYDGKQQVSMLDFPELAENCIIIDSESKRYSMCGVRIGCMVTRSSKIRNAAMLFAQARLSPVLLGQIAATAAHQNDGPYIRAVREEYTHRRNILVDLLNAIPGVICPKPKGAFYCVAELPVDDTEKFAQWLLEKYSLNNETIMVAPAGGFYSDPELGKKQVRIAYVLKEDDLKRSAEILKEALKKYREEFSL
- the murB gene encoding UDP-N-acetylmuramate dehydrogenase gives rise to the protein MQENFSLRPYNTFGVDAKAKYFTEVNTIEELKDAINFSNLHILPVLFLGGGSNILLTKDFGGLAVKLHFTGISEEIINENEVLVTAKAGENWHEFVMYCLQKNYGGLENLSLIPGNVGTSPMQNIGAYGTEIKDLFVNCKVLDIESLEIKTFNLEQCRFGYRDSIFKQEGKGKYVILEVTFKLTQKDHLIKTDYGAITTELENMGIKNPTIQDVSRAVINIRQSKLPDPKEIGNAGSFFKNPTIPLAQFESLKQKFENIQGYPNGAVVKVPAGWLIEQCGWKGKQIGNVASHKLQSLVIINATGNATGKEIFDFSTEIINSVKEKFGIELEREVNII
- the proC gene encoding pyrroline-5-carboxylate reductase; protein product: MKIAILGAGNMGLSFSKSFLKYELIKPENLHLIIRSESKIPKIAEEFPKSKISTFEEVRELDADLIIIAVKPQDFQTVAQNIHFKLKENQMVLSIMAGINIEKIQKSLHHPLVVRAMPNSPTLLGMGITGYTAADGISFSQLINIERLLNSTGRSVYLENEELLDGVTALSGSGPAYFYYIIDAMIKAGMEMGIEENLSKLFVKQTMLGAYHLINNSDKSLEELIKDVASKGGTTEAALKTFEENSFKDILKLGILNAEKRAKELNN
- a CDS encoding VanZ family protein — encoded protein: MLKKIYKIIIIPYTLFLLYLMFLGMGRFQYEDNLITVEPVFSTIKFIQGTHEWKNIVMIVLGNVIMFIPFGFLGWVFPKFKNLKTLLFTFISAIVIVEALQYFTRMGIFEVDDILLNTFGVYLGWLLCKGVEKRFSY
- the lnt gene encoding apolipoprotein N-acyltransferase; this translates as MKYVLLTLISAMLLSVSWPTYGVPFFIFFALVPLLMMEHGISKFSDYKRKSWMVFGLSYLCFVIWNIVTTGWLYGSKNPDGSHSMMAVIFPVLVNSLLYSLVFQCYHWYKNAQGTYWGLGFLIAIWMSFEKFHLGWELTWPWLNLGNVFSEYPKLIQWYDTLGATGGSFWILLINVLIFYTLRTFEAGRKRKNLIRNSSIVLGLIAVPMIISLVKYNNFNEKPSGQVNVLMLQPDLDPYAEKYSKDSLTIENDLLALAEKNSTVKIDYYIAPETALPGRGSISETGFEKSLLLNNIKGFLSKHPGSVFATGISSHHLYFDSSTMPKEAYQINQGVWVASYNTAIQLTPNQKVQVYHKGKLVPGVEIFPYMSVLKPLLGDAMLNLGGTVASLSTDKERVAFSNPYNKGKIAPIICYESIYGEFVTDYVKKGANFLGIMTNDSWWGVTEGHKQLLSYARLRAIETRREIARAANSGISAHINAKGEVEADTFYGDQTALFAKVNLYDTMTFYTRAGDLLSRFSIFALGFLLFYYLIERFKSKTKKA
- a CDS encoding T9SS type A sorting domain-containing protein, with the translated sequence MKRIYILLSILPVAITAQNFTEIQTGMNNFYYSAADIADINNDGKLDIVLNGAIDSDGDGNVDTTYNEVYKNNGTTFSPYAGLDGGTHLGDIKFIDYNNDGLMDIISTGLSYMDVVNYKHYRFKNTGTNFVLEEEFPGKIYGSMEVFDFNHDGKPDYAINGTQYLDGLGFRNTLDFYQNTGTGFTITENWIDGTQNGSFKMVDLNNDHLLDLVIIGSDVNTVPVSRVYMNQGGTLVHTQDLEPVAGGKIDFADFNADGFQDIVIIGKDENDNGYFAVLMNDGTGVLTPQLLSMPDISDASVSLGDLNNDGYYDFIVSGNENYNAFVKTYLYNPNTQQFAEETPTGLHGLGGPGVVQLFDFNNDNHLDVLLGGFDWAASDLPSLTKVFKNISVKTNAKPTAPTQLNMTKNGNRFNFTWSGASDDTTPLNVLRYEIKVGSTPGAQDIARYMVTTPSWFLDLDPSIQNVYWSVRSIDASKVYSDPSAESTLGTKEINTGKNQLAIYPNPVSDKVYIKGEKVSEAELYSMDGKKLNITLNSDQSIGVSHLPKGIYLLKLKIKNVITTKKLTIK